The following are encoded together in the Jaculus jaculus isolate mJacJac1 chromosome 3, mJacJac1.mat.Y.cur, whole genome shotgun sequence genome:
- the B3gat1 gene encoding galactosylgalactosylxylosylprotein 3-beta-glucuronosyltransferase 1 isoform X2 gives MDEGSDPRHEAPAGTDPREYCMSDRDIVEVVRTEYVYTRPPPWSDTLPTIHVVTPTYSRPVQKAELTRMANTLLHVPNLHWLVVEDAPRRTPLTARLLRDTGLNYTHLHVETPRNYKLRGDARDPRIPRGTMQRNLALRWLRETFPRNSTQPGVVYFADDDNTYSLELFEEMRSTRRVSVWPVAFVGGLRYEAPRVNGAGKVVGWKTVFDPHRPFAIDMAGFAVNLRLILQRSQAYFKLRGVKGGYQESSLLRELVTLNDLEPKAANCTKILVWHTRTEKPVLVNEGKKGFTDPSMEI, from the exons ATGG ATGAGGGCAGCGACCCCCGGCACGAGGCGCCAGCAGGCACGGACCCTAGGGAGTACTGCATGTCTGACCGCGACATCGTGGAGGTGGTCCGCACCGAGTATGTCTACACAAGGCCGCCGCCGTGGTCTGATACACTGCCCACCATCCACGTGGTGACGCCCACCTACAGCCGACCGGTGCAGAAGGCGGAGCTGACGCGCATGGCCAACACGCTGCTGCACGTGCCCAACCTGCACTGGCTGGTGGTGGAGGACGCGCCTCGCAGGACCCCGCTGACAGCGCGCCTGCTCCGCGACACCGGCCTCAACTACACGCACCTCCACGTGGAGACGCCTCGAAACTACAAGCTGCGGGGCGATGCCCGGGACCCCCGCATCCCGCGCGGCACCATGCAGCGCAACCTGGCTCTGCGCTGGCTGCGGGAGACCTTCCCACGTAATTCCACCCAGCCAGGAGTGGTTTACTTCGCAGATGACGACAACACATAcagtctggagctctttgaggag ATGCGCAGCACCAGGAGGGTATCGGTATGGCCTGTGGCCTTCGTTGGTGGCCTTCGATATGAGGCCCCACGGGTGAATGGGGCAGGGAAGGTTGTtggctggaagacagtgttcGACCCCCACCGACCTTTTGCAATAGACATGGCTGGATTTGCAGTCAACTTGAGGCTCATCTTGCAGCGGAGCCAGGCCTACTTCAAGCTACGTGGTGTAAAGGGAGGCTACCAGGAAAGCAGTCTCCTTCGAGAACTTGTCACCCTCAATGACCTGGAGCCAAAGGCAGCCAATTGCACCAAG ATCCTGGTCTGGCACACACGGACAGAGAAGCCAGTGCTGGTGAATGAGGGGAAGAAGGGCTTCACTGACCCCTCAATGGAGATCTGA
- the B3gat1 gene encoding galactosylgalactosylxylosylprotein 3-beta-glucuronosyltransferase 1 isoform X1: MGNEEPWVQQALEMPKRRDILAIVLIVLPWTLLITVWHQSSLAPLLAVHKDEGSDPRHEAPAGTDPREYCMSDRDIVEVVRTEYVYTRPPPWSDTLPTIHVVTPTYSRPVQKAELTRMANTLLHVPNLHWLVVEDAPRRTPLTARLLRDTGLNYTHLHVETPRNYKLRGDARDPRIPRGTMQRNLALRWLRETFPRNSTQPGVVYFADDDNTYSLELFEEMRSTRRVSVWPVAFVGGLRYEAPRVNGAGKVVGWKTVFDPHRPFAIDMAGFAVNLRLILQRSQAYFKLRGVKGGYQESSLLRELVTLNDLEPKAANCTKILVWHTRTEKPVLVNEGKKGFTDPSMEI, translated from the exons ATGG GTAATGAGGAGCCGTGGGTGCAGCAAGCTTTGGAGATGCCGAAGAGACGGGACATCCTTGCGATTGTCCTCATCGTGCTGCCCTGGACGTTGCTCATCACTGTTTGGCACCAGAGCAGCCTCGCACCACTCCTTGCTGTGCACAAGG ATGAGGGCAGCGACCCCCGGCACGAGGCGCCAGCAGGCACGGACCCTAGGGAGTACTGCATGTCTGACCGCGACATCGTGGAGGTGGTCCGCACCGAGTATGTCTACACAAGGCCGCCGCCGTGGTCTGATACACTGCCCACCATCCACGTGGTGACGCCCACCTACAGCCGACCGGTGCAGAAGGCGGAGCTGACGCGCATGGCCAACACGCTGCTGCACGTGCCCAACCTGCACTGGCTGGTGGTGGAGGACGCGCCTCGCAGGACCCCGCTGACAGCGCGCCTGCTCCGCGACACCGGCCTCAACTACACGCACCTCCACGTGGAGACGCCTCGAAACTACAAGCTGCGGGGCGATGCCCGGGACCCCCGCATCCCGCGCGGCACCATGCAGCGCAACCTGGCTCTGCGCTGGCTGCGGGAGACCTTCCCACGTAATTCCACCCAGCCAGGAGTGGTTTACTTCGCAGATGACGACAACACATAcagtctggagctctttgaggag ATGCGCAGCACCAGGAGGGTATCGGTATGGCCTGTGGCCTTCGTTGGTGGCCTTCGATATGAGGCCCCACGGGTGAATGGGGCAGGGAAGGTTGTtggctggaagacagtgttcGACCCCCACCGACCTTTTGCAATAGACATGGCTGGATTTGCAGTCAACTTGAGGCTCATCTTGCAGCGGAGCCAGGCCTACTTCAAGCTACGTGGTGTAAAGGGAGGCTACCAGGAAAGCAGTCTCCTTCGAGAACTTGTCACCCTCAATGACCTGGAGCCAAAGGCAGCCAATTGCACCAAG ATCCTGGTCTGGCACACACGGACAGAGAAGCCAGTGCTGGTGAATGAGGGGAAGAAGGGCTTCACTGACCCCTCAATGGAGATCTGA